The Cyanobacteria bacterium GSL.Bin1 genomic sequence TACCGGATCGGGAACAATGCGTGACTCCACCCCGAAAACTTTGGCAACCATTGTTTGGGTCATCACTTGCCCTGGCGTTCCCTGATCGTAAATCTGACCCTGCTCAATAACAACTAAATGATCGGCATAACGGGCAGCTTGATTCAAGTCATGCAAAACCATCACAATCGTTCTCCTTTGCGTTTCGTTGAGTTCAGTCAGTAAATCTAAAATTTCGATTTGGTGGGCTAAATCTAAAAATGTTGTCGGTTCATCCAACAGCAAAATTTCTGTATTTTGAGCCAGCGCCATTGCCACCCAAGCCCGTTGTCGTTGTCCGCCAGAGAGATTATCTAAAGGACGTTCTGCCAATTCGGTCATCCCTGATAAGTCTAGTGCCCAATTGACCATCGTTTCATCTTCTTTTGACCATTGCTGGAGCCAGTTTTGGTGGGGATATCGTCCCTGGGCTACTAAATCTCGCACTGTTAAGCCTTCTGGCGCGATCGGGCTTTGCGGCAAAATTCCCAAACGCTTGGCGACTTCCTTAGTGGAACGTTTGACAATGTCTGTTCCATCCAAATAAACGGCTCCGCGATGGGGTTTCAACAATCGCGCCAGCCCTCGCAGCAAGGTTGATTTTCCGCAGCCATTGGGACCGACTAGGGTTGTAATTTTTTCCGAGGGAATCCCTAAATATAAATCTTGAATAATGGGTGTGCCATCATAGCCGAGCGTAAGGTGTTGCGTTTCCAGTCGGTTCATGGTTTTCTAACGTTTGCGAATCAGTAAATAAACGAAAAAAGGAGCACCCACTGCTGCCGTAATCACGCCGCACGGCAGTTCTATCGGAGGGAACAACATCCGTCCCAGCAAATCGGCAATGACAACCAGCATTCCTCCCATCATTGCTGCTGTGGGCAGTTGTCCTTCGTGGGTTCCCCCAACTAACAGACGGGAGAGATGAGGCGCCATTAAGCCCACAAACCCAATTCCGCCTGCGGTGGCAACGGAAGCGCTAGCCAAGGCAACACTGGTTACAAGCAGGATTCCCCGCCGCCACTCGATTGCGCTCCCTAATCCCCGTGCCACTTCATCCCCCAGACTCAGGGCATTCAGTTCTCTCGCCATTGCCAGCGCCAACAAACTAAAAACAACCAGCCAAGGGAGGAGGGTGAACAGCTGTTCCCAACTACGTCCATAAACGCTGCCGGTTAACCAAACCAGCGCTTGCGAAACATTGTTGATATTGCCAAAGGTGATCATGAGATTGGTGAGGGCAGATGCGATGAGGCTGAATCCGATGCCAACGAGAATTAATCGGATGGGAGAACTGCCTCCTTTCCACGCTAAAAGATAAATCAGGATAGCAACCGTTAATCCCCCGGTAAAGGCTACCACTGGCAAGAGGGAAACGGGAGTGGCGGGGAAGAGCACTAATAGCGCAACCGCAGCCAGAGAAGCCCCCGCATTGACCCCAATAATCTCGGGGGCAGCGAGCGGATTGCGGGTGATGCCTTGACTAATACTTCCCGCGATTGCAAGTCCCACGCCCACACAAAAAGCGACCAAGGTACGGGGTAATCGTAAGGTGCGGATAATAAATCCATAATCACTGTTAGCACTGTCCAGACCCAGAATGGTCTTCACGGTTGCTAAGGGAGGAACGGGATATTCTCCATAGCTGACACTGAGAACCATTGCCAGTAAGGTGATGAGCGCTAAAATGATTAATACTGTTGGCACGCGTCGATTAACGCGAAAGGAAAGCGGAACGTTTTGCAAACGGATGACCAACCAGGGAGATTTCATAACTTAATGTTTCACGCGCGATCGGACCAGATGAATGAAAAAAGGCGCGCCAAGCAAAGGCATCACTAACCCCACCGGGATTTCTTGCGGTTGAAAAACTAAACGGGCGCATAAATCTGCTAATAACAGCAAAATTGACCCAAAAATTGCAGCATAAGGCAATAGCCAACGATAATCAACCCCAATCAAGGTGCGGGTGATGTGAGGAATAACCAAGCCAATAAAAGTAATGGGGCCCGCGATCGCAACGCTAGACCCTGCCAGCAAAACCACACTCACTGCTGCCATGATCTTGACCAAAACCGTTTGCTGTCCCAACCCTTTTGCCACATCTTCCCCAAGGGATAACATGGTGAGTTGTCTGCCCAAGGCAAAAGCCAGTAACAAGCCAAGGCTGAAGTAGGGCAAAACCTGCCAAAACAGTTCCAGATCGCGCCCGGCAAGAGAACCGGCTAACCAAAACCGAATTTGATCTAAAGTTTGCTGAGAGATAATTAAAATGCCACTGGTGAGAGAATTTAAAAATGCTGTCAAAGCAGCCCCAGCAAGGATCAGCTTAACCCGCGTTAACCCGCCACGCCCTCGCGATCCTAAAAAATAAACGGTCACTGCGGTTGCTGCTGCCCCAAAAAAAGCAAACCAGACATACAGGCTGAGTCCTACTCCCTTGAGAACAAAGGTCGTGACGACAACCGCTAACGAAGCGCCCGCATTCACTCCTAAAAGGGTGGGAGAGGCGAGTGGATTGCCGGTTATCCCCTGCATAATCGCGCCCGAGACGGCAAGCGCTGCCCCGACAAACATGGCAATCAGCGATCGCGGCAGACGGACAGTGCGGATAATTAGATGCTCGGTGGACCCTTCATTGGCAATAAAAGCGCGGGTTACCTCTTCCAGGGGAATATTAGCAGCACCAAAGGCAAGATTACTCACCAGACAGATCAGGAGAATCATAACCGCTACTGCGACACTCATTGGCGAGAAGAATTGTCGTTTAAAG encodes the following:
- a CDS encoding iron chelate uptake ABC transporter family permease subunit, whose product is MKSPWLVIRLQNVPLSFRVNRRVPTVLIILALITLLAMVLSVSYGEYPVPPLATVKTILGLDSANSDYGFIIRTLRLPRTLVAFCVGVGLAIAGSISQGITRNPLAAPEIIGVNAGASLAAVALLVLFPATPVSLLPVVAFTGGLTVAILIYLLAWKGGSSPIRLILVGIGFSLIASALTNLMITFGNINNVSQALVWLTGSVYGRSWEQLFTLLPWLVVFSLLALAMARELNALSLGDEVARGLGSAIEWRRGILLVTSVALASASVATAGGIGFVGLMAPHLSRLLVGGTHEGQLPTAAMMGGMLVVIADLLGRMLFPPIELPCGVITAAVGAPFFVYLLIRKR
- a CDS encoding ATP-binding cassette domain-containing protein, which encodes MNRLETQHLTLGYDGTPIIQDLYLGIPSEKITTLVGPNGCGKSTLLRGLARLLKPHRGAVYLDGTDIVKRSTKEVAKRLGILPQSPIAPEGLTVRDLVAQGRYPHQNWLQQWSKEDETMVNWALDLSGMTELAERPLDNLSGGQRQRAWVAMALAQNTEILLLDEPTTFLDLAHQIEILDLLTELNETQRRTIVMVLHDLNQAARYADHLVVIEQGQIYDQGTPGQVMTQTMVAKVFGVESRIVPDPVVGTPMCVPLSRRVKQ
- a CDS encoding iron chelate uptake ABC transporter family permease subunit, which codes for MSVAVAVMILLICLVSNLAFGAANIPLEEVTRAFIANEGSTEHLIIRTVRLPRSLIAMFVGAALAVSGAIMQGITGNPLASPTLLGVNAGASLAVVVTTFVLKGVGLSLYVWFAFFGAAATAVTVYFLGSRGRGGLTRVKLILAGAALTAFLNSLTSGILIISQQTLDQIRFWLAGSLAGRDLELFWQVLPYFSLGLLLAFALGRQLTMLSLGEDVAKGLGQQTVLVKIMAAVSVVLLAGSSVAIAGPITFIGLVIPHITRTLIGVDYRWLLPYAAIFGSILLLLADLCARLVFQPQEIPVGLVMPLLGAPFFIHLVRSRVKH